The following are from one region of the Endozoicomonas sp. 4G genome:
- a CDS encoding riboflavin synthase encodes MFTGIIEAVGSLQKVESRSGDLRLTVHSGQLDLSDVKLGDSIATNGVCLTVVELTGQGYVADVSLETLENTTLSGLTVGSALNLEKALTPSTRLGGHLVSGHVDGVGNVVSIEPSGRSTVYWLAAPAHLARYIAHKGSITVDGVSLTVNKVDGCRFALNIVPHTQQETIINGYRAGTEINLEVDLLARYLERLMDPSLREERVSAPASLTAGFLAEHGFMK; translated from the coding sequence ATGTTTACAGGCATTATCGAGGCTGTTGGTAGCCTGCAAAAAGTCGAATCCCGTTCCGGTGATCTGAGGTTAACGGTCCACTCAGGTCAGCTGGATCTTTCTGATGTAAAGCTCGGTGACAGCATTGCCACCAACGGCGTCTGCCTGACCGTGGTCGAATTGACCGGGCAGGGCTACGTGGCCGATGTTTCCCTGGAAACGCTGGAAAATACCACCCTTTCGGGGCTAACTGTCGGCTCGGCCCTAAATCTGGAAAAGGCACTGACGCCTTCAACCCGGCTGGGTGGACATCTGGTCAGTGGGCATGTTGATGGTGTTGGTAATGTTGTCTCCATCGAACCTTCGGGCCGTTCAACGGTCTATTGGTTGGCAGCGCCTGCCCATCTGGCTCGCTATATCGCTCATAAGGGTTCGATCACGGTAGATGGCGTCAGCCTGACGGTCAATAAAGTGGACGGCTGTCGCTTTGCCCTGAATATCGTGCCCCATACCCAGCAGGAAACCATTATTAACGGTTACCGGGCAGGAACAGAGATTAATCTGGAAGTGGACTTACTGGCCCGCTATCTGGAAAGGCTGATGGACCCCAGCCTCAGGGAAGAGCGCGTATCCGCCCCTGCCAGTCTGACAGCCGGTTTTCTTGCTGAACATGGCTTTATGAAGTGA